The Mus caroli unplaced genomic scaffold, CAROLI_EIJ_v1.1 scaffold_6343_1, whole genome shotgun sequence genome has a window encoding:
- the LOC110288922 gene encoding olfactory receptor 5B12-like: MIQNISELSEFILVGLTDVPFLQTPLFIIFILIYLATLFGNLGMILLILLDSRLHTPMYFFLSNLSLVDCVYSSAVTPKVMEGFLTENKIISYNACAAQMFFFLAFAITESFILASMAYDRHAAVCKPLHYSTTMSATICVLLLAGCYLSGLLHSSIHVSFTFHLSFCRSNVVNHFFCDIPPLLALSCSSIHTNEIILFMLAGFDVAFSLLVILTSYFLISVAILRMRSAESRKKAISTCASHLTTVSIFYGTIIFMYLQPSSNHSMDTDKMASVFYTMVIPMLNPLVYSLRNKEVKNAFKKVAGKAVLSLGLVK, translated from the coding sequence ATGATTCAGAATATTTCAGAACTGTCTGAATTTATTCTTGTTGGGTTAACAGATGTGCCATTCCTACAAACTCCTTTATTTATCATCTTTATTCTCATTTACTTGGCAACATTGTTTGGGAATCTTGGGATGATTTTGCTGATTCTGCTGGACTCCAGActccacactcccatgtactttttcctcagTAACCTCTCTCTGGTGGACTGTGTTTATTCTTCAGCTGTCACCCCCAAGGTGATGGAAGGGTTTCTCACAGAAAATAAGATCATATCCTACAATGCATGTGCTGCTCAGATGTTCTTCTTTCTAGCCTTTGCTATTACTGAGAGTTTTATCCTGGCCTCAATGGCCTATGACCGTCATGCAGCAGTATGCAAACCCTTGCATTATTCCACTACTATGTCAGCTACGATATGTGTCCTGCTTCTGGCTGGATGTTACTTGAGTGGACTCTTACACTCTTCCATCCATGTTTCCTTCACattccatctttccttctgtcGTTCTAATGTAGtcaatcactttttctgtgatatCCCCCCACTATTAGCTCTTTCTTGCTCCAGTATTCACACAAATGAAATTATACTCTTCATGTTGGCAGGATTCGATGTGGCTTTTTCACTACTGGTTATATTGACCTCTTACTTCCTAATTTCTGTTGCAATTCTGAGAATGCGCTCTGCTGAGAGCAGGAAGAAGGCTATTTCCACCTGTGCATCCCACCTTACCACTGTTTCCATCTTCTATGGCACAATTATCTTCATGTACTTACAGCCCAGCTCCAATCACTCCATGGACACTGACAAGATGGCATCTGTTTTCTACACCATGGTCATTCCCATGCTGAACCCTCTTGTATATAGCCtgagaaataaagaagtcaagaatgcATTCAAGAAGGTTGCTGGAAAAGCAGTGCTTTCACTGGGATTAGTCAAATAA
- the LOC110288925 gene encoding olfactory receptor 5B12-like has protein sequence MIQNITELSEFILVGLTDAPFLQTPLFIIFTLIYLATLFGNLGMILLILLDTRLHTPMYFFLSNLSLVDCVYASAVTPKVMEGFLTGNKIISYNACAAQMFFFVAFAITECFILASMAYDRHTAVCNPLHYSTTMTTMICALLLAGSYLSGLLQSSIHVSFTFHLSFCRSNVVNHFFCDIPPLLALSCSSIHTNEIILFMLAGFNXAFSLXVILXSYLLIXXAILRMRSAESRKKAISTCASHLTTVSIFYGTIIFMYLQPSSNHSMDTDKMASVFYTMVIPMLNPLVYSLRNKEVKNAIRKVAGKALFSLGLVN, from the coding sequence ATGATTCAGAATATTACAGAACTGTCTGAATTTATTCTTGTTGGGTTAACAGATGCACCATTCCTGCAAACTCCTTTATTTATCATCTTTACTCTCATTTATTTGGCAACATTGTTTGGGAATCTTGGTATGATTTTGCTGATTCTGCTGGACACCAGActccacactcccatgtactttttcctcagTAACCTCTCTCTGGTGGACTGTGTTTATGCCTCAGCTGTCACCCCCAAGGTGATGGAAGGGTTTCTCACAGGAAATAAGATAATATCCTACAATGCATGTGCTGCCCAGATGTTCTTCTTTGTAGCCTTTGCTATTACTGAGTGTTTTATCCTGGCCTCAATGGCCTATGACCGTCATACAGCAGTGTGCAACCCCTTGCATTACTCCACTACTATGACAACTATGATATGTGCCCTGCTTCTTGCTGGATCTTACTTAAGTGgactcttacaatcttccatCCATGTTTCCTTCACattccatctttccttctgtcGTTCTAATGTAGtcaatcactttttctgtgatatCCCCCCACTATTAGCTCTTTCTTGCTCCAGTATTCACACAAATGAAATTATACTCTTCATGTTGGCAGGATTCAATNTTGCTTTTTCNCTATTNGTTATATTGNCCTCTTACTTACTAATTTNTNTTGCAATTCTGAGAATGCGCTCTGCTGAGAGCAGGAAGAAGGCCATTTCCACCTGTGCATCCCACCTTACCACTGTTTCCATCTTCTATGGCACAATTATCTTCATGTACTTACAGCCCAGCTCCAATCACTCCATGGACACTGACAAGATGGCATCTGTTTTCTACACCATGGTCATTCCCATGCTGAACCCTCTTGTATATAGCCtgagaaataaagaagtcaagaatgcAATCAGGAAGGTTGCTGGAAAAGCATTGTTTTCACTGGGATTAGTCAATTAA